In Mus musculus strain C57BL/6J chromosome 15, GRCm38.p6 C57BL/6J, the genomic stretch GATCATGAGAGTGCACATTTCAGCTCAATGCCCCAGTCTCCCAAAGTAGATCCAGCTGCACTGGTATATGCACTTGGACTTTCACGAAAAATGCAGGAGGAAGAAGATACAGATGACATTAGGTTACTCATTGCTTCTAGCTACAAGGTACACAGGGTCCAGGCACCACTTTCTTCACTCTTATTTTTTGGAAATTTACATAATAAATAGCAAAAGCAAACTTATACAGCTCTGTTTTCCTCATTagacaaaaatacaaaatgtggtAAGATTTTAGAGGACAAATACTCAGCATTTAGCATAATCTTACACACTTTAGGATGTAACTTCTACCCAATATAGTAACATtacttttggtttgtttctgtaattacaaaaaaaaaaaaaaaaaaaagaaattaactaaCGATGATGAAGACTGCCCAGAACTCTGAATCCATCCTTGACCTGGCATCTTGTTTACATACACCTTTAACTCTCCCATCCCAACCCTGAGTAAGGTCTCTTCTGTCACCTTCATCACTAAGAGATAGGATAACTATCTCTGCAGCATCACAATGCATTTCTATCAAGTTTTACTGACCCACTCAATACCAGGTTCATACCTATCTTGCCCTGATTCCCTTGCCTATTTTCTCAAGGACCCCCTCACAAAGGTAAGAATGAAGTCTTCCATACCAgcatgggggctggcttacagagttCTACTTTCCAAAGAAGATaagtcagaacacagacaaactTTGGTAGAGATGGTCCAGCTCAGCCTGCACACTTACCAGAAATATCTAGAACAGGTTCTGCCTGTCCTGTCCCCAGTAACACCTTGGGATTCTTCCATAGTGAGTACATTTGGGCTAAGAAACAAAGATAGCAAAGCACTACTGAGTGGGAAAGCTGGGGGCTGGGGACCCCAGTGGCATAGGCTATCAAATGAGACAAAAGGAAGAAGCCCCTGGGacttaaaaagaaacagacagaagaCACAAGAGACCACAACACTGCTGCCTTAGGGTTTCTAATTCTAGCAGATGCATACAACTTTAGAACTACTGAACAAAGCCAGGATTCAGGACCTATGTCTGACCATAGACTCTCTTGAGaccttttggtttttctttatcctATCTCAGCCTACTACATGAGTGTGCAAAGGAagcctctttctgcctccctaACTGTATGTAGAAAAGTCtggttgatgattttttttttgtctgcactGTGATGCTATTTTAAAAGGCTGGGAGAGGGTTCATAAGGAGAGTAGGAAGTCCCAAGGTAGGTTGATAGGGAAGGAGACTAAGTTGCATGAAGGTGTGACGTAAACATGGGCATAGAAATGAAAAATCTCTCTTCCTCAAAATTCCTTCTTGTCCCTTCTTAGCAAGGAATAAGGAATAAGAGAAATGGCACAGATACCCAGTTGATAAAGATGTGGTCCAAAGCTCTACCCTTCTCAGGGCTCACAACATGAGAGCAACAAGCATATGTTCACAAATGCCAGGCTGCCCACCAATCTGACAAGCAGTAGGTTTTCTAAAGTCTGGGGAAGGTGGGTTTGTAGCTCATGCATTGGGAAGGTACCTGGGTCCATAGGCAGTTCTTGAGGTCTTTGATAAGCAAGATGGAGCCAATAACACCCACCTAGCCAACAGTCAATGGACTGACTGCAGTCAGGCATAGCCAGACCATGATGAGGGTTCACTAGCAGGCTGTCTATGAGGCAAGAAGAGATGTATGATGTGAACAGAACATATTCTTGTTTTCCCTTGTCCTCATCCACACCAGTAGTCTGCTGGACCTAGGCTGAAGTGGGAAACAAAATAGGAAGAACCTTGGTTGATGTCTCCATACCCACAGAATAAAAGCACTGGCTTCATTTTGTGATAGCAATAGAAAAATCTTGCCACTGATAACATGCATGCTTAAAATGGACACAAAGCCCAGCTGACTGGCCATGAAGTAGCATAGCTTGAATATCCATCTGGACAATGACTCAGAATGTCCAGGTGAAAGGAAAGTGGGAAGAGCCAGAGCCAAGAACAGGGACTGGATAGTGTAGAGAAAGTCATATATCAGAAGTGATTGATACACAAACAGTGAGAATGTCACACATGCAACACTATTGTGACAAGGTGAGGTCATGGGGAAGCAGAGAATATTATCACAAATGTCACATTCTTGAAGATAAGTCCAAAGTGGCTACCATGTATGGTATGAACAGAAGGCAGACAACCAAACCCACGTGGTCAGCCTAACAGGTCCAGCAAGAGGTGGTAGGGAGATCTGTGTCGGATCAGTTGGGCTGCCTCACTGCAGGTGCAGGGCTCAGTTTTGCTGGACCtggcctttcttcctttcctttctctccacgGGCTTCTTCACTGATCAGGTAGTACTGTAGAGGATTGGGCCACAGGTCCTCATTAATTATCTCAACAATCTTGTCAGACTCAATAGAGCTGTGATTTGAAAACCACCCAAAGAAGCTACcattgttttctgggttttccttGCTTAGGGATTGTAGATCATGGCCTGGGAGCCACTGGATTGGAGCTGAACGAGACACCACTTGACCGGATGGACCACAGCCATATTCCTTAATGAGCACCTTGTTTTGGAAATAGGGGTTTCGGCCAAAGTAGAACTTGATTTTGTAGCCCAACCTGGCAAGGCCAAGTTCTTCCACCTCCAGTCTGTTCAAATAGCTCAATACCTCCTTATCTTTGGTATTCAGAAAAGCTGACAGCTGGGGATGGTTCTGAAAAGCTTGCCCCCAGAAGCCCGGAATGCTCTGGATGAGGAGGTTCCGGCGCTCTAAGTGGTGAAGTCGCAACTGGCCAAACTTGCGTGAAAGCCTGAGATATGCCCTGTCAGCCTGTGCATTCATGGTCTCTAGCTTTAGCTGGACCGTCTCTAGGGTATCCATGCTGCCCACTGTCGCGGGAGACCCTGCCCCAGCATGCTTCTCTGTcatctttttttcctcccccactGGAGCAGCGGCGCACAACCCCGCAGAGGCCATCTTCGGCTTCCCACTAACTGTGGCCTGAGGTCCCCTCCCCGTGGCGCTCCGAGTATCTGGGGCCTTCCTCCCGGGGACTCGCCGATTTCCAATGCGGGAGCCGCGTCGCAGCTTCGCCAAGGCTCCCACGGTTCCCACGAAGCTGGTGTCGCTGGTCAGGCGCTCGGCGAGGGAACGGGCCCTCTCCAGGTCCGGATCAGGGGCCGCCAGCCCGCGCTCGTCTGCAGCCCGAGCCCGCAACGCCAGGCCGCAGTCCAGCGGGAGGCGGCAGGCCGCCTCTTCCCGCAGCTCGGCTGGTTCGGCGCCTCCTTGAGCTGCGCCGGCCTGCACCTGCGCGGCCGCGGAGTCCTCCCCGAGCCGCGGGCTCTGTGGTGGCTTTTCGTCGTGCCAGGCGTCTTCCGCAGCGGCCCGGACCCGGGCTCTGGCCCGGCCTTTGCCCCGGCCTTTGGCGCGGGAAGACTTTCGACCCCTACTCCGTCCGCTCATGGTGCCAGAGAACAAGGTTTCAAAGCCGCTACCAGCCCAGGGTCTCTACGAAGCTGGCCTCTCCATGGCAACCGTGACGTCACCACGGCAGGACCCActgcacccagtgattggctccgcTCAGCGGCTGCGTACCAGCCCACCCTCACATGCTACACGCCCTTAGTCTTATTTTGCAGTTAGAAAGTTAGTTTCCACCTGTGCTTGGCCTTGGTAGTGTTGCTGACTCATCTCCTATCATTGATAGCAAGCGTGTCCCCAGGGGTTCATAAGACAGAGCCATTGCTCCTACAGTGACATCGTAAAGGCACCCACTACCGTCTCCATCAATTTTCTAAGTATTTTTCCTCTTCTGTTATTTTCTGTGACATCTCTCATAATTAATTGGTCATCGGCATGTCTGTCTCATTACATAATTATTCTACTGTAAGATTTGTCCCAACGATTCAACTCTAGGGAATGTGAAAGCCAGAACCATAATATTTATGTAAAATGacttagaaagaataaaaaagtaaCATACAAGGCATTTTACTGAATACTAATTTTACATTATCTCTGTTCTTGAAGGAGGTATTCTTGTTCCCAGTTTCCTGATAAAATGGCAACTGAGGGCTGGTGTTAGTTACATCTCAGTGATAAAACAGTTACTCAGCATGTGGGAAGTCCTGGATTCAGTCCTTAGTGAGGAGGAGGATTCAGTCCttagtgaggaggaggaagagcaggtggAGAGGAGAGGGATACTAAGGAACATTCTGGAGACTATACAGCGAAGGAGAAAAAGGCTTGGCCTAATTATGTTACCATGCTACCATAATCTGTTGGCCCTTTGCAAATGGCTATGGTGACTCCTAAGCTGTTCAGCATGTTAACAAATTCCAAACTCCTTGCCTAGGCACAAATCCTCCAGCTGCctcaggtctacacagagtaacgCTGTGAATCCCAGTCCAGAGCCAGAAATAACAGGCCTGAGTCCAAGCTCCTGTAATTGGGATAGgacacacatagaataaaaataccATTCTAGGAGTAGAGAAGGATTTCCAGGTgagatttttgagacagagggtTTACAGGAGTAGTGAGGGAGGGAGCCCTAGAAATTTTTCATAGCCTACAGAGAATCAGCCAGAAAACCTGTCTGGCACTCCTAAAGAAACCTCATATCCTATAGCAGGGCTACAGCACCATGAGTACTGAGGGAATGCATGACAAATGTGAAGAGAAACTTTCTGAGTGGATCTTCCAGGTTCAAACACCACAACACCCTTGCAGTGAAAAACAGAGAAGTAAGCCTAGCCGTTGGGCAGGATATGGAAGCTTGCTCAAGGTGCACAAGAACTACTAGATCAGCAACTAAATGTTAACAAGCTCTCGgccagcttttatttttatttattttagatattttctttatttacatttaaaatgttataccctttccttgtttccccctatcccatccctcctaccCACCTGCttaccagcccacccactcctgcttccctattCTGGCATTGAATtcttccctacactggggcattgaattttcacaggaccaagggtctctcttcccattgatatgCCACAgggccatcctcggctacatatgcagctggagccatgggtctgtccatgtatactctttggttggtggtttagtccctggaaactctgggggtactggttg encodes the following:
- the Tspyl5 gene encoding testis-specific Y-encoded-like protein 5 produces the protein MSGRSRGRKSSRAKGRGKGRARARVRAAAEDAWHDEKPPQSPRLGEDSAAAQVQAGAAQGGAEPAELREEAACRLPLDCGLALRARAADERGLAAPDPDLERARSLAERLTSDTSFVGTVGALAKLRRGSRIGNRRVPGRKAPDTRSATGRGPQATVSGKPKMASAGLCAAAPVGEEKKMTEKHAGAGSPATVGSMDTLETVQLKLETMNAQADRAYLRLSRKFGQLRLHHLERRNLLIQSIPGFWGQAFQNHPQLSAFLNTKDKEVLSYLNRLEVEELGLARLGYKIKFYFGRNPYFQNKVLIKEYGCGPSGQVVSRSAPIQWLPGHDLQSLSKENPENNGSFFGWFSNHSSIESDKIVEIINEDLWPNPLQYYLISEEARGEKGKEERPGPAKLSPAPAVRQPN